In the Telopea speciosissima isolate NSW1024214 ecotype Mountain lineage chromosome 2, Tspe_v1, whole genome shotgun sequence genome, one interval contains:
- the LOC122652612 gene encoding feruloyl CoA ortho-hydroxylase F6H1-3-like, producing MSFSSQHPIMATVISNSSELMEFIVKKGNGIKGLAETGLTSVPKQYIQPMEERIDIHNVKIENSIPVIDMANWDDPKLDDLICDAAEKCGFFQVINHRVPLDVLKSVKDATHKFFGLPADEKLKYTKEMSPSKNVRYGTSFIPRAEVALEWKDYLSLFYVSDDEVSAYWPKECKEQAMEFMEKSEPLVKKLLKVLMKRLNVKDIDEGKELLLMGSKMINLNYYPICPNPELTVGVGRHSDVSTLTILLQDDVGGLYVRGNSGDSWINVPPASNGSLVINVGDALQILSNGRYKSAEHYVIANRSRNRVSIPFFVNPRPKDMIGPLPEVLEINGEKPLYKQVLYSDYTRHFYRKAHDGKKTIDFAVI from the exons ATGTCCTTCTCTTCCCAACACCCCATTATGGCTACGGTGATCTCCAACTCATCTGAGCTCATGGAGTTTATCGTCAAAAAAGGAAACGGAATCAAGGGTCTTGCTGAGACTGGCCTAACTAGTGTCCCCAAACAATACATCCAACCCATGGAGGAGAGGATAGACATTCACAACGTCAAAATTGAGAACTCTATTCCTGTGATTGACATGGCGAATTGGGATGACCCTAAGCTGGATGACTTGATCTGCGATGCTGCAGAAAAATGTGGTTTTTTTCAGGTTATCAATCATAGGGTTCCTCTTGATGTTTTGAAGAGTGTGAAAGATGCAACTCATAAATTCTTTGGATTGCCAGCTGATGAGAAGTTGAAGTACACTAAAGAGATGTCTCCATCTAAAAATGTTCGCTATGGAACCAGCTTCATTCCTCGAGCAGAGGTAGCTCTTGAGTGGAAAGACTACCTCAGTCTCTTCTACGTATCAGATGATGAAGTTTCTGCCTACTGGCCCAAAGAGTGCAA GGAACAAGCGATGGAGTTCATGGAGAAATCTGAACCTCTGgtgaagaagcttttgaaggtTCTAATGAAAAGGCTTAACGTGAAGGATATCGATGAAGGAAAAGAGTTATTGTTAATGGGTTCAAAGATGATTAACCTGAACTATTATCCAATTTGTCCAAACCCAGAGCTGACGGTGGGGGTTGGCCGGCACTCCGATGTGTCAACACTCACAATCCTCCTTCAAGATGATGTAGGTGGTCTATACGTGAGAGGGAATAGTGGTGATAGCTGGATAAATGTTCCACCAGCTTCCAATGGATCTCTTGTCATTAACGTTGGTGATGCTCTGCAAATTTTGAGCAATGGTCGTTACAAGAGTGCAGAACACTATGTTATTGCTAATAGAAGTAGGAACAGAGTCTCAATTCCCTTCTTTGTCAATCCAAGGCCCAAAGACATGATAGGTCCTTTACCTGAAGTGCTAGAGATTAATGGAGAGAAACCATTATATAAGCAAGTTCTGTATTCTGACTATACTAGGCACTTCTACAGGAAAGCCCATGACGGGAAGAAGACCATAGACTTTGCTGTAATTTGA
- the LOC122650246 gene encoding transcription factor GTE4-like — protein MASGSIVGGGGDGSRDKHRWGDGKVYTRKAHNKGSENAHQRQPSQTAAIEDGNTSQQQLLTRFDAASDDSSSLNRRQSAAPNSPEPPSGNGSIRAVFPRLENGVTINLSSRSKQEMRELRRKLANELDQVRTLVKKLEAREVQYTGFSGSGYSHSQLSTNDAADNCSTKRINSEVGSVGHHELRPLHQLSVSVVENSQGVSDVVEKEKRTPKANQYYRNSDFVLGKEKFPPPDSHKKSKSNGKKRRDGEYGFQGFGVDKYSSQVFKSCSNLLAKLMKHKHGWVFNTPVDVKGLGLHDYYTIIKHPMDLGTVKSRLLKNRYKSPWEIAEDVRLTFRNAMTYNPKGQDVYVMAEQLLKIFEDNWTVVEAELNLNSRFGTHYDAALPTRTWRKALPPPLHPEMRRTLDRLESTTPPVDSNLKPSNFAPPGPGRTPAPKKPKAKDPHKRDMTYEEKQRLSTNLQSLPSEKLDNIVQIIKKRNSSLCQHDDEIEVDIDSVDAETLWELDRFVTNYKKSLSKYKRKAELAIQARAEAEHNVQEMNPVTTMIEAPTEPKRDEKIVSSFSPVQAEKQGDNASRSSSSSSSSSDSGSSSSDSDSESSSAFGSDVGHSPRT, from the exons ATGGCTTCGGGGTCTATAGTCGGGGGAGGCGGTGATGGTTCTCGAGACAAGCATAGATGGGGTGATGGCAAAGTTTACACCAGAAAGGCTCACAACAAGGGTTCTGAGAACGCACATCAACGGCAACCCTCTCAGACCGCGGCTATTGAAGACGGTAACACTTCTCAGCAGCAGCTCCTAACTCGTTTCGATGCCGCTTCCGATGATTCGTCGAGCCTGAATCGTCGTCAATCCGCTGCTCCCAATAGTCCTGAACCACCGTCCGGTAATGGCTCCATCCGCGCGGTTTTCCCCAGGTTGGAGAATGGTGTCACGATTAACTTGTCTTCTAGGTCGAAGCAGGAGATGCGAGAGCTCCGGCGGAAGCTTGCGAACGAGCTAGATCAGGTTCGGACTCTGGTGAAGAAGCTTGAAGCCAGGGAAGTGCAGTACACTGGCTTCTCCGGTAGTGGGTACAGTCACTCTCAGCTGTCCACTAATGATGCTGCGGACAACTGTAGCACGAAGAGGATAAATTCTGAGGTTGGTTCAGTGGGTCATCACGAGTTGAGACCGTTGCACCAGCTTAGTGTCTCAGTGGTGGAGAATAGCCAGGGAGTAAGCGAtgttgttgagaaagagaagaggactCCGAAGGCGAACCAGTACTATCGGAATTCTGACTTTGTGCTTGGGAAGGAGAAATTCCCACCTCCAGACAGCCACAAAAAGTCGAAGTCTAATGGTAAGAAACGTCGAGATGGGGAATACGGGTTTCAGGGGTTTGGAGTGGACAAGTATTCCAGTCAGGTGTTCAAGAGTTGCAGTAATTTGCTCGCCAAATTAATGAAGCACAAGCATGGTTGGGTGTTTAATACTCCTGTGGACGTGAAGGGGCTTGGACTCCATGACTACTATACCATTATCAAGCATCCAATGGACTTGGGCACAGTGAAATCGAGGTTGCTTAAGAACCGGTACAAGTCTCCTTGGGAGATTGCAGAGGATGTGAGACTTACATTCCGCAATGCCATGACATATAACCCGAAAGGGCAGGATGTTTATGTTATGGCGGAGCAGCTTTTAAAGATATTTGAAGACAACTGGACAGTTGTAGAGGCTGAACTCAATCTTAATTCAAGGTTTGGAACTCACTATGATGCTGCTCTTCCTACCCGTACCTGGAGGAAGGCCCTTCCACCTCCACTGCATCCTGAGATGAGAAGAACTCTTGATAGATTAGAATCAACAACACCTCCAGTTGATTCTAACTTGAAACCTTCAAACTTTGCCCCTCCAGGTCCAGGTCGGACTCCTGCACCAAAGAAGCCTAAGGCAAAGGATCCCCACAAAAGGGACATGACGTATGAGGAGAAGCAAAGACTCAGCACAAATCTTCAGAGTTTGCCTTCGGAAAAGCTGGACAACATTGTCCAGATTATTAAGAAGAGGAACTCATCACTGTGCCAGCATGACGATGAGATTGAAGTGGACATTGATAGCGTTGATGCAGAAACTCTATGGGAACTTGATAGGTTTGTAACCAACTACAAGAAGAGTCTGAGCAAGTATAAAAGAAAAGCCGAACTTGCCATTCAAGCAAGAGCTGAGGCAGAACACAATGTACAGGAAATG AATCCAGTCACAACAATGATTGAAGCACCCACAGAACCTAAAAGAG ATGAGAAGATTGTTTCCTCTTTCTCACCTGTCCAAGCAGAAAAGCAAGGGGATAATGCGAGTAGATCAAGTAGTTCAAGCAGCTCTAGCAGTGACTCTGGATCCTCTTCAAGTG ATTCTGATAGTGAAAGTTCCTCTGCATTTGGATCTGACGTGGGACATTCCCCAAGGACTTAA